The segment TCATTTGTGCCTCAATCAACCAATCCTCAAATGGTTACAACTCAATATTCTCAAACACAAGGCACGAATTAGCCTCCTTAAAGCTAATTCCTCTATTAAATAATTAATGCTGGGTGAACATTCCTACTAGAGTTATTAATCCTTTTTAACaaagacaattttttaaaattctaagcAGTCAACAAATTTCTTAGACTCTCAATTCTTCCTACTGTTGTCTCAGTAAACTCTAATGAAGAACTAATGACTTTAGTTCTTACACTTAAAATTCCTATGGTAATTCCTCCAAAAACACCTATTGTTATTGCATTTCTGTCTCCTATGAATacccacaagcaaaacaactttcCAAAAAATTCAATTGTGTCTGTACCTTCTAGTTCCTCAAGTCCAAAAGTCTTTTAGGTGCAATGTATGAACCATGACTTATCTCAATTAACTTGTAGCCTGACTCACTGTAGTAAAACAATTTATGTTACAGGCATGCCAAATACTGGTGCAAATGTCACTGGAATTTCTCACATGTTCTGGCCTAATGACTGGAATTTAGTAGCTCCATCAGGTTCCCTCACCGAGATTGGAGGTGCTACTGTGTGTCTGCTCCtaaattccttgctaattctagatcttCCTGATTATACGACATACATCATTGTCATATTGTtccttacctttgggaattagtgGTGCCCGAAcctcagcatggctttgttctgctgctctttttgcaacctGTTACCCCATTTTGAcgtctgtttctcctttctgatgtcctttgcagtgcataactgcaacctcttgaggtactagtactgcctccagcaattttaggatttcttctgaatgcttaatttgctttccttgagctgtcaatagtccttttctttccaaactgcttcatggcaccgattactctgaaggcatacttggaatctgttcatatattgatcctttttcctcaggctggtcAGAAGGTACGGCTTAAAGTgattatctctgccttctgagctgacttgTCTAGGGCTTCTATCCCCTATTGCTGTGTGCTGATTATATATcctgattttcactgatctgctcttacaaagccactcccatctgtgtactgagattctgctcctggatttgggctttctttaagatctgggcagctggaataaagtggacttcatggttttgatacagtcatgctacaaaggttccttgtctgtctggtgagtggccaggaatgctgctggatgaactagagaagagattagtttggtaataccacattgttccaccaaaattgcctgatgtttaagcagtctggagggtgaaagccaacgcccacccttttgctcaagaagtgctgctactgaatgtgagataaatacaattatttgtttACCTAGAGTGAATCCTCAggcttcttggatgtttgaaacaagagcagcaactgctcacagtcaggctgtcccctactcacttcatccagttgtttAGAGAAGTAGgctattgctctcttctatgggccaattgtttgagccactacaaggactacaatctctacgccccctacacaacaaacaagggatcagagggttacaaggagcatagggcatcagtcactttgctttccctgccactcctgTCATcggaaaatggaaatgcaggtagagctACTGCACTTGGTTCCTGTCAGATTGTAAGTCTCATTTgtgtcagagtcactctggcctttctcaccatctacttcttccttgtccttcacctgccaagcccctctggctgacaatgcaaatgcagttccacatattcacactctttcatacaacacaaaagggtACTTAGGGGATTTCCCACAAACTAGAAATTTGTTTTAGTGCTTAAGGTGGTCCGAGCATCTGACAGATATCACCCAATTGTgggaaaaaattcccagctaGGCTGAGAATGAGGTGATCTCTCGGGgacaaaattacttttgagGAAAAGTCTGAGTAATTTCTAAAGGGCACATAGAGATCATTATGGGAGCAACCCTGAGATAAATgttaggggaaagaaagaacacTTGGAGGGTAAAATCTCAGGTTATCTAGCTTCCCACCACCTCGTCCCTTGCCCCAGCAGGGGAGCtttgccctccctgtccccagccagcccagcctggcacctcagggctgtccccagcctcctgctgaggcccgGCCTCGagggcttctgctgcaggcctGGCAGACGCTGTGAGGAAGcgccagagcagctgggtgccaggaacaaggcggctgcctgggggctgcttgtggcctctgacacccaattcctcagggcttcccagtgctccagcccctcaggagcctCCTGTTGTTCTGCCAATTGACAGAGGCCATTTAAAGGACACCTCACTGGAAATCATGttcttattttactgtgaatATTAAGGAACCACAGTGAAAGAAGATACATTCAATAAAAATGTGCGCTTGGTTTTAGTGAGAAGCAAAACAAGCAAGGCAGTGCACCTCAATCAGTACTgtaagagagaaaggagagcGATTTAGAAAGATGCATCACCAATTGCCTGAATTGTTTATCATCCTGCAGATCCACAGTTGCTGGGGGGCCCTGTTTTGTGCCAAGGACCTGGAGAACCATTCCCAGCAATTGGGAAAATCCTACATGGTCCATCCACCCATAGATGAGGTCTCcaaatttgccccaaaattCAGTCCACCTTTTATAGGCCAAAAAGAGCAAGTCCAAGTGacttgattatatttttagccCAGAAACACCTGGAGCTGATGGCACACTTCACAaccagcaggggacacagctcagcCAAAGGCCAGACCTCTGCTGCGAGGACTTCCCTTAAAATACCCTACAAACAAACCTCTATTCAAGTCAGTTGGGAAAGTTTCTTAAAATGATACATTTCTGCCACATAACTACCCAGGGTTATGTGACAGTTTCTAAAGCAGCTGGTTTGGAGTCAAACAGCCAGCATTAAGAGTCCTTGTCATATATTTGCAGCTAAATCACACTTAGGGGGATGTGAAGGAGTTTGGAATGAGTTAGAGACCGGACCTCTGAGTTTTTTAGATgatgccatttctttttcttatctttggCACAGACAGGAAGGGTGAGTTTGGCTCACATTTCCACCGCATGACTCACAAGGTCACAAGACTTCTAGTTACAAGACCTTTTAAGGATTTATTGGccaataaaacactgccaacaaggATAAGTATGTTTTGGACCCAATCCTTTAACATTTCgctttagggactcatgctacACTGTAAGCTTCCTTAGGCAATCATGTTATGGCAAACAAACCTACAGCACTGCATTCTCCACTTCTTGTTTACCTTtgtaaatacttttattttttctatatctAAAAGTCTAAAACTTTAAACTTTCCTCCACTTAGCTTCATGTGTCACTGCTATGAACTCTAAATCCACATTCTTGCTTCCAGCACCTAAatttggaagccttttccaaggtctcagatCAAATCCTCTGTTAAATTCTAAGCTTTGCTTACAAGTCCAAAAGGCTGAGAATTCCCTACATTTCGGGTTCCAACAACACTGATGCAGTGAGTCACAGAGTGCCCAGGACCTGTCTTGTAAGTCAACtctgtcaggaacaaggcggctgccagggggctgctcatggcctctgacacccaattgctcagggcttcccagtgccccagcccctcaggctctcccccagcgcggccaagctgcccggcagcagcgccgcagccccacaggagctccagaggagccccagccagaggcacctgggagccctcagcaatgcagccagcagcacacggccaggaggacacggatggcgcttcctgcctgccacaggccttgtggccatctccaggcaccgctcccGCAGGGATCCCCGCActccggccctgcccacccgctctgtcggcagcacaaaggcttcagcagaaccaccacaggccaaggggcttctggccattgtccctgcagcactgcacgcctgggcagctggctgagtgcaagcaccattttccccctcccccctatgccctgcagaccctgggGAGCATAAGAGAGATCCTGGAGTCTGTGTGTTATAACACATTCTATATTAACATagtaaaagaaaactaaaagtAGAACATtcttgaaaaaaaccaaaattcctAATTAGTCCGGTGGCCCCAACTAAAAGAACATATGGAATCACAtctccacagagctccagcagctcagcctgtggAGATGCGACAGACGCGGCCGAGCCTTCCACATCCCGCGCAGCTGattttgcagcctctggaacctgGAGATTGGAGCCCGCTCTGCAGACCTGAGGATGCACAATGATTGAATTGCCAGGCTTCCAACGGCAAGGCTGACGTCATTTGCCCTgtcttcaagggctgcaagaaaaaggaacaGAGCCACGGTCAGAACCTGGACCTGAGGGATGCAAAGACAGCCCCTTGCCAGGACCATCCCAgccagctcttgccatggctaggagggagcagggaccaaggggatcagcctgaagctgctggctaGGGATCCTCCACATGGCCCTGAAAACTGTGGGTGCTCTGCCCAGACCAGCCTttgtccgcacagggagcagagccctccacagccggggcagggcttgcaggtcttcacccgccaactcttgctgtcagcccgctgccctcactcaccagtgTAGATCATCAGCAGCTCTTCCATGTTCCCCCTCAAGTGCTGtccggccacccctgtgaacacagagcctgtcacggcgccagcggcacagctccctgccagcggcgctgccagcgctgcggccacacgccctgctggcccggcagggcttagcccgggcccttgccgcacgctgccgcccaagggcacggctgccagagggcggcagcagcgcccgggccaggcggggctccacggcgccgggcccggatggcgcagccggggcagcgggcagggctggggcagagccgcggcgggccggggagggagcccggcctcgtggctcacccatgaacctgatggccgcctctcgcaggggctcctgggggctctccaggtagcgcagggcccggcgcaggtactcggccgctcggctcgtgtcctctgccagctgcagagagcggcagcagggaaggctcggcgcgggctcagcccctgtggcaggcgctccctgcgcccagccccggcctcccctgcccgcacagccctgaggcgcggccagcagccgctggcgccgggctccgcagggggcagagggccggctgctgcccggggagccgcggggccgccccgcagccccgccgcaccggggctccatgggcacccggctcgggcccacagcagcctggagaagagcccgcgccgcctctgggtgcagcagcgggcaggggcacagctgccagccctgcacactGAGCCCCACGctcaggagccttctccaggctgaggctggggattcTCGTTCATCCTTACCAAAcacttgctgaacttccacagtttctcctccttcaccagctttttgATATCtctcctcttcaggaacctggccgcacaaagcagcgtttcccgagaagcctggagagcagcagagtggcagagatggccccacagcccagggcacagccccgtgtccctgtgccatggcctggaggaggctgcagcccaccAGGCGCCAAGGCAAaaggcagcccagctccctcacaaGGGGGCCACCAGCAGCCCACGAGTGCTCACCTCTGCCACATGCTGactctcatcatggcagtggaagaagagtggcAGCAGACTCTGATGCACAAGCCTTTCCAAaggtttttctctctcttccaaAACCTCCATCATGTCTCGGAAAAGTTTTATGGAGAGCAGCTGTACCTGGCTATTAtcctttatgaaaaaaaaaggcaaaaataccTCAGCATTGGCTCCTCCAGGGCCCCCGGGGCACAGGCCTGGAAATGCACAGGCACAAATTTTCCAGACTGCATCCAGTGGTCAtggctgggagcacagagccttacatggtcaaagagtggcaggagtgcctcagccagctgcaggacaaTAGGGCTTGACATCAGACTGTATTTGCGCCAGAATATAAAGCTGAGTGCGACAAGTGTCATCCCAGCTATCTCTGCATCATTGTCCCACAGTAGATCCATGAGGCTTTCAGTCACCCTCCACATTTTGtcagcctgtgtggaacacaattTTGTGAAACaccaccctgctgcagcagggcctagagGCCAAAGCCCGTCCCGAAACActagggcagctgaagcgggaggcaggagagctgggagcagctgccccggggCCCAAAGCCCAACCAAGCCCAAGCAATTGCgttcccagcacagcttcagctgctgcccccttctcaccatcgagGGATTGTGAATGAGCTCGAGAAGGGCCCTGAGtgccaggcgacgcctctccctgcactcgctcTGCAGGTACCTTGATGAGACCTCCACAACACTGTCAGCACATTCACTGTaatccaggcactcgaggacctgaaaggcacagggcagtgacagggcacccggccagcaggagcccggaaccgcacagggctgggcccaggcagcagcacagggcacgggcaccgtcccaggcagctgcggctacgagagggcagagagctgggaggcagctcagccaggcagcgctggccttcaggctcacctccacaaggaacgcCAGGGCGGGCAGATCCCAgcgtggctcctccctgctgagcagctggaggaggtggAGTGCAATACTGGAACACAACTCAAGACGAGCATGGCGCATCTCCCTAGGAGGGTGAAAAAGGGACCAGGAACCTGAGGAAATCTCTCCAAGGACAGGCTCACAGAGGTCTGCTCTTTCAGCACCATCCTGCAAGGCGACCGGAGCCCTTTAGGTGGTCCCTCCTTCTGGGCTTTCTCCTCTCCCaggcttttccagtctgcttggccGTCCCTCAGTGACGAGGGCCTCTGGCCCATGACCACAGGGACAgtgtggggcaccctgggcacagagcacaaatgtcagaagcagtgggaaaaagagggtctcacctggccagcagacccacggcatagtggcGGGTATCATCACACAGCAGTGTGTTCCAGACACCCCtgcgttccattgccaccaccacatccttgTACTGCCtttggcagagcagggacttcagggtccgcactgcaaacctgtgtgcagagcaaagcccaggtcacactgggagcactggctccttcccaggccacgtggcagggacaggagctctaggatggagcacctgttggggctggtggcaaggccgtgttcttcctggcatcccttccagaaggtatccacctcctctggcatatccagagtgctgaagaacacttggaagagcagcTGCACAAATAGGCGTGGGAAATACACCTTCATTATACGGGGGACACAGCGCACCTGGAggatcttccacatcaccagagttgcctgcaaaggacaaagccccagagagagcgctcagtgccgaggtgtctgtgtggcagggcccgagcgtggcagggagaggcccggagagacgcagggggagcagggggcctggtggccctgaagctgcccctgggccaAGTTTCAGGCCagcgcctgaggcagggagatgcagtgggggaaggaggatggagagctgctggagaggcagccttggggccagcaaaggccacttgcagaaactcacagccagggcaaagacacccgttttgtccccatcggaggtgcacgtgctgtgctcaggccagttccccagcacatccaggagtaccagctgtgccagctccgcagtcctgcttgagcccatgatggttttccacatggtccaagcagctctgcagggttagagctctgtctcaggcGGGTCTCAGACACAGCACTGTGGCCTGGGCATCTCTAAGGGCCCAGGCTgactgctggctctgcctctgcccactgcccctggccagcagcactcaggcagcccagccctgcagcactgacccCTGTGGGGTGTcaagggagcatggcagcaagctcaggggaagggctgggaaaggaACATGCcagagggctgggaaagggagcaggcaAAAAGCCCTGGAACTCTCTGTTCTTCAGACacctgggacaggctgtgcagggtgatgggctggggagccctgagccctctggccTGGTGGGCTCCATACCTGTCACAGGAcggggccacacgcaggagcgtcatTACTGCATCATCCGAGTGTGCTTTGGTGAGATTCAGCAGGGTCTTGTCCAGCCTGTGCTCGGCGGAAtcattggccaggagccactggtggatgtacctcaccatggcgggcacctggagaaggcacatggaaacttggaaagctgccagagggagcaatATCCCCAACTTCCCCAGAGAAGTGCTTCCATTCACACCGCAATgccatggcctcaaaggctcacaGGCACCAGCAGACGTGGCTTGGGTCGCCATGTGACTCATGGGGGAATGGAAGCCTGGCCtcaggctgcttacttgctcTGGCTTGGAAGCACCGTTCTCCACAAGCAAATctagcagggcagcactggtctcATATTTGAGGACCTCTGAgtgtgccctgagcccagcgCCCATAGCCCTGGCCTCTTCCT is part of the Passer domesticus isolate bPasDom1 chromosome 10, bPasDom1.hap1, whole genome shotgun sequence genome and harbors:
- the LOC135309326 gene encoding maestro heat-like repeat-containing protein family member 6; the encoded protein is MEQRPPSVPKLAWVEEDEGGPGAAPGQETEEVVPFHPPQEDAAVERTQEQQSSRGRFRRTAQLVCDFIKSVRQEEARAMGAGLRAHSEVLKYETSAALLDLLVENGASKPEQVPAMVRYIHQWLLANDSAEHRLDKTLLNLTKAHSDDAVMTLLRVAPSCDRAAWTMWKTIMGSSRTAELAQLVLLDVLGNWPEHSTCTSDGDKTGVFALAATLVMWKILQVRCVPRIMKVYFPRLFVQLLFQVFFSTLDMPEEVDTFWKGCQEEHGLATSPNRFAVRTLKSLLCQRQYKDVVVAMERRGVWNTLLCDDTRHYAVGLLAREMRHARLELCSSIALHLLQLLSREEPRWDLPALAFLVEVLECLDYSECADSVVEVSSRYLQSECRERRRLALRALLELIHNPSMADKMWRVTESLMDLLWDNDAEIAGMTLVALSFIFWRKYSLMSSPIVLQLAEALLPLFDHDNSQVQLLSIKLFRDMMEVLEEREKPLERLVHQSLLPLFFHCHDESQHVAEASRETLLCAARFLKRRDIKKLVKEEKLWKFSKCLVRMNENPQPQPGEGS